Proteins from a genomic interval of Zingiber officinale cultivar Zhangliang chromosome 2A, Zo_v1.1, whole genome shotgun sequence:
- the LOC122042801 gene encoding uncharacterized protein LOC122042801 translates to MPAFRIKSKSNTERLYDLHTSRKSVKISKSSEKQFKALQQGAQLDTFSQTHHDASINVEVSICKSTTAELNGTSIQSLKPSFLSDPGSMTKQDSGLPDVEAISPNLEDGLSQMKSLNHSGQDKYECSRLPHLVADESEDGIFVTDEYQTCILSNFYDSDSLYTLPFDSSIGVVDVLNSTFPIYEFMNSDIMIDMVGGCMIVPSPYRTVETGSIHETESVQENMNFDEACLYLATHPENELTCDFGNLEEIDYCNQQLPLKTLTCLPEAVSSILLPPEAQNKRQVTLVLDLDETLVHSTMEHCDDADFTFPIFFDMKHHTVYVRRRPFLQLFLERVAQMFKIIIFTASQSIYAEKLLDILDPDRNIISKRVYRESCVFSDGNYTKDLTILGIDLAKVAIVDNTPQVFRLQVNNGIPIKSWFGDPFDEALIQLLLFLETLVDVDDVRPIIAKQLSNKE, encoded by the exons ATGCCCGCCTTTAGAATAAAAAGCAAATCAAACACTGAAAGGTTGTATGATCTTCACACAAGTCGTAAATCTGTTAAAATATCAAAAAGTTCAGAAAAGCAATTCAAGGCGCTTCAACAAGGAGCACAACTGGATACTTTTTCCCAAACCCATCATGATG CTTCTATCAATGTTGAAGTATCTATATGCAAGTCAACAACTGCTGAGCTTAATGGAACCTCTATTCAATCACTGAAGCCCTCATTTTTGTCTGATCCTGGATCAATGACAAAACAG GATTCTGGTCTACCTGATGTAGAAGCAATCTCACCAAACCTTGAGGATGGTCTATCCCAGATGAAGTCACTAAATCACAGTGGTCAAG ACAAATATGAATGCTCCAGATTGCCTCATCTTGTTGCAGATGAAAGTGAAGACGGAATCTTTGTCACTGATGAATATCAAACCTGCATTTTATCAAATTTCTATGATTCTGATAGCCTTTATACCTTACCCTTTGACAGTAGCATTGGAGTTGTGGATGTCTTAAATTCCACTTTCCCTATTTATGAATTTATGAATTCTGACATAATGATTGACATGGTGGGTGGATGCATGATAGTGCCCTCCCCTTATAGAACAGTTGAAACTGGTAGTATTCATGAAACGGAATCAGTTCAAGAGAACATGAACTTTGATGAAGCATGCTTGTATTTAGCAACTCATCCTGAAAATGAACTTACTTGTGACTTTGGCAATCTAGAAGAAATAGATTACTGCAATCAACAGTTACCTTTGAAAACTTTAACATGTTTACCAGAGGCAGTTTCATCCATTTTATTACCACCCGAAGCACAAAACAAGAGGCAAGTAACTCTTGTACTTGATCTGGATG AAACCTTGGTTCATTCTACCATGGAACACTGTGATGATGCAGATTTCACCTTTCCCATTTTCTTTGACATGAAACATCATACAGTATATGTAAGACGAAGACCATTCCTTCAATTGTTTCTCGAAAGGGTGGCACAAATGTTCAAAATCATCATATTCACTGCCAGCCAAAGTATATATGCTGAAAAGCTACTGGACATACTGGATCCAGACAGGAACATAATATCAAAGCGTGTTTACCGTGAATCATGTGTTTTCTCTGATGGCAATTATACAAAGGATCTAACCATTTTGGGAATTGACCTAGCCAAAGTTGCCATAGTTGACAATACTCCACAG GTGTTTCGTCTGCAAGTCAATAATGGGATACCAATCAAGAGTTGGTTTGGTGATCCATTCGATGAAGCTCTAATCCAATTACTTCTCTTCCTCGAGACATTGGTTGATGTTGATGACGTCCGTCCAATCATTGCCAAGCAATTGAGCAATAAGGAGTAG